The proteins below are encoded in one region of Ostrea edulis chromosome 3, xbOstEdul1.1, whole genome shotgun sequence:
- the LOC125675855 gene encoding uncharacterized protein LOC125675855 yields MKTLEATQQKTDLEVTNLQQEVDSLKRENQKLDLENRKYEDTLNTVKQNFTQINDHFQEFVLQLEEKRETFERNTSTVLGDLKVEVRYLSITLLDLNKHTLEVDRGISEMMEEKYEALSNGLNNTLESLNNDLTTTNIKISGLENLQKTQITSIFDEVNKTIVNLKAEVKDSQFDQMKLSSTVSALEVFRMNMTSNKCDGSKKGGLYCLRVINK; encoded by the exons ATGAAGACGTTAGAAGCCACACAGCAGAAAACGGATTTAGAAGTGACAAACTTACAACAGGAAGTAGATTCACTGAAGCGTGAAAACCAGAaacttgaccttgaaaacagGAAGTATGAGGACACGTTGAACACCGTCAAACAAAACTTTACACAGATCAACGACCATTTTCAGGAGTTTGTATTGCAGTTGGAGGAGAAAAGAGAAACATTTGAGAGAAACACTAGCACGGTACTCGGTGATTTAAAAGTGGAAGTTCGCTATCTCTCAATCACTCTTCTTGACCTGAATAAACACACGTTAGAAGTGGACAGGGGTATTTCTGAGATGATGGAGGAAAAGTATGAAGCATTATCGAACGGACTGAATAATACCCTGGAAAGTCTTAACAACGATTTGACAacaacaaacataaaaatatctgGCCTCGAAAACTTGCAAAAAACTCAAATCACTTCAATATTTG aTGAAGTCAATAAAACCATTGTGAACCTGAAGGCGGAAGTTAAGGACTCTCAGTTTGATCAAATGAAGCTCTCCTCTACAGTGTCGGCTCTGGAGGTGTTCCGAATGAATATGACAAGCAACAAATGCG ACGGGTCCAAAAAAGGTGGCCTTTACTGCCTCCGTGTCATCAACAAGTAG